A single region of the Methanothrix sp. genome encodes:
- a CDS encoding RNA-guided endonuclease TnpB family protein: LAAAQRRLSRKIKGSKNWIKQKLKVARIHRKIRNLRDEFLHQVSKKLVDKADLIVFENLNIKSMVKNHNLAKHILDHSWGRLIQYTTYKAARAGKSVELVDSRYTSQRCSGCGIIVPKTLEDRVHECPRCGLKLDRDHNAALNILTLGLRGRACGDAG; this comes from the coding sequence GCTAGCAGCGGCACAACGGAGACTTTCCAGGAAGATCAAGGGCTCGAAGAACTGGATCAAGCAGAAGCTCAAGGTTGCCAGGATCCACAGAAAGATCAGGAATCTCAGAGACGAGTTTCTGCATCAGGTCTCGAAGAAGCTCGTGGATAAAGCGGATCTCATAGTATTTGAGAACCTGAATATCAAAAGCATGGTAAAGAACCACAACCTCGCGAAACACATCTTAGATCACTCCTGGGGTCGATTGATTCAATACACAACTTACAAGGCTGCGAGGGCCGGTAAGTCTGTTGAACTGGTCGATTCCAGGTACACGTCTCAGCGCTGCTCAGGTTGTGGTATCATCGTACCGAAAACGCTTGAGGATCGAGTCCACGAATGCCCGCGATGCGGGCTCAAGCTGGACAGAGATCATAACGCTGCATTGAACATACTCACCCTCGGACTGAGGGGTAGAGCCTGTGGAGATGCTGGATGA
- a CDS encoding matrixin family metalloprotease has translation MKQINETGSSGLQAGEEVTQMMVRVLFGGDNLSRKMLSSLFESSFHGLGLSMEFSDPPEHMHGRNDAADILSVLLRRTGAHPSIWVVDGEIHLPGTGPVFGCAAGRCAVTTTCGLPGTAWMNVALHEIGHILGLDHCTGHCLMQPALSREEIERRPFALCEQCLGIARVNVQRGPSLKGYLRPVP, from the coding sequence ATGAAACAGATCAATGAGACAGGAAGCTCCGGCCTTCAGGCCGGAGAGGAAGTCACTCAGATGATGGTGAGAGTCCTCTTCGGCGGGGATAATCTGAGCAGGAAGATGCTAAGCTCTCTCTTTGAGAGCTCCTTTCATGGTCTTGGGCTGTCCATGGAGTTCTCAGATCCACCGGAGCATATGCATGGAAGGAATGATGCCGCAGACATCCTGAGCGTGCTTTTGAGGAGAACAGGAGCGCATCCATCAATCTGGGTGGTCGATGGCGAGATACACCTTCCAGGCACAGGCCCGGTATTCGGGTGTGCCGCCGGACGATGCGCGGTTACCACAACATGTGGTTTGCCAGGAACGGCCTGGATGAATGTGGCACTGCATGAGATCGGCCACATCCTGGGGCTGGATCACTGCACCGGGCACTGCCTCATGCAGCCAGCCCTGAGTCGAGAAGAGATCGAGAGGCGCCCGTTCGCTCTGTGCGAGCAGTGCCTCGGGATCGCGAGGGTGAATGTGCAGCGTGGGCCCTCCCTCAAAGGTTATTTGCGTCCTGTGCCATAA
- the scpB gene encoding SMC-Scp complex subunit ScpB yields the protein MEAMLFAAGRPLSVEEISGLTGLDAREVLDAAESLSREYASRGGGIEVRAVGGSFVMQVRGDLSQAVAMVAPRELDSSVIRTLAVIAYRQPITQSDLARIRGNKCYEHVRILERMGLISASKKGRTRELRTTRGFAEYFGLQSANPEFLREMISRKREMIGVTPIYESLARRLGIDYVVVNPYRPDESDTARLREIRLLVASPGYAERIREHYSGELVEIGTSTFSKLKEGVERLMLKLKDVSAGEALIGEIDAALREYRDRSRGLGPVKPLTPIAREIALDMHLEIGEGVTAAADYKGAGAEIVIPTHQDSHVDILERIRQRYDAMLEGLRQRRR from the coding sequence GTGGAGGCGATGCTTTTCGCAGCGGGCCGTCCCCTCTCTGTGGAGGAGATATCAGGCCTCACAGGACTCGATGCCAGGGAGGTGCTTGATGCCGCAGAATCCCTTTCGAGGGAGTATGCATCACGCGGTGGAGGCATCGAGGTAAGAGCAGTCGGGGGCTCATTTGTGATGCAGGTGAGAGGGGATCTCTCTCAGGCAGTGGCGATGGTCGCACCAAGGGAGCTCGACTCCTCAGTGATACGCACGCTCGCTGTCATCGCATACAGGCAGCCGATAACGCAGAGCGATCTCGCGAGGATCCGCGGGAACAAGTGCTACGAGCACGTCAGGATCCTGGAGCGGATGGGCCTGATAAGCGCGAGCAAGAAGGGCAGAACCAGGGAGCTCAGGACGACCAGAGGGTTTGCGGAGTACTTCGGCCTGCAGTCTGCGAACCCTGAGTTCCTGAGGGAGATGATCTCCAGGAAGCGTGAGATGATCGGGGTCACCCCGATATACGAGAGCCTGGCCAGGCGGCTTGGGATCGATTACGTGGTGGTAAACCCGTACAGGCCTGACGAGAGTGATACTGCCAGGCTCAGGGAGATCCGGCTACTTGTGGCATCCCCGGGGTATGCGGAGAGGATAAGAGAGCACTACTCAGGGGAGCTCGTAGAAATTGGCACATCGACATTCTCAAAGCTGAAGGAGGGCGTGGAGAGGCTGATGCTCAAGCTGAAAGATGTGTCTGCTGGAGAAGCCCTGATCGGAGAGATCGACGCTGCATTAAGGGAGTACAGGGATCGGTCAAGGGGCCTGGGTCCTGTGAAACCGCTGACGCCGATCGCGAGGGAGATCGCCCTGGACATGCATCTGGAAATAGGAGAGGGCGTGACCGCAGCAGCCGATTACAAGGGAGCTGGAGCCGAGATAGTAATACCAACACATCAGGATAGCCATGTCGACATATTGGAGCGGATCAGACAGAGATACGATGCGATGCTCGAAGGGCTCAGGCAGCGGCGCAGGTGA